The sequence actaaaataaataaaataatataatctcTATCCAAGTTAAATGTGTTAGACATACATAGACCATGAAATATACAACATTTTCATATATCAGTAACCTCTtaaaataaacttaaagaaaataactttttttatttcataattccTTAAAACTATCGATTACACAATTGCCAATTTTATGAGGAAACACGTCTGTTATTTTGCAATACTAAACAACACACTAATTTTACTTTTCTTTCTGTCTAACTTTTTATTGCATTATAAAAACAACACATTCACGAAAGGTGTTCAGGATTGGAAATAGCGCACATTGCTTCTCATAAATAATGTCTGCAACATTGTTTGTCTACTGATATCAATCAGCAAAATGTGAAAACCTACAAGACAAATCACAGTGAAAACTATCATCGTCAGTGAAACAAATATTAGATTGTATCTATTATGTTCTGTACAGACATAGTGTATCAGTTTCCTGGATAGTTGACCCTGTTTGTCGTTTTAATGAATAATTTGCTAAACCTGCTGCGAATCTGTTTGGTTTTAATCCCATATATCAAGGGATTTATCACTGGGGGCAACAGAAGGTAAATGTTCCCAAAGAGGATATGTAGGTTTTGAGTTGAATTGAATTTAAACCTGTGTACCACAGACAGGCCTATCAGGGGTATATAATAGATGAGGACAGCGCATATGTGTGCTGCACATGTACTGAAGGCCTTAACATAGGCATCGTCTGCCAGAACAACTGCTGTTTTAATAATCAGTAGGTAAGACACAGAGATGAAAAGACTGTCTATCCCCATGACAGAGAGGATGACAAACAGACCATAGATAATATTGACCGTTACATCAGCGCAGGCAAGATTCATGAGCTCCGGATGTAGGCAATAGGAATGTGTCAGTAGGTTATCTTTCCAAAGTGTGAACCGTTTGATAATCAACGGGATAGGTATCATCAGAGCGGCTcctctgactacaataacagaaaAAATCTTCGTGATTGTCTCAATTGTTAAAATAGAAGAATATCTTAGAGGGTGGCAAATAGCCACGTAGCGATCTACAGCCATGGCCACCAATATCCCAGACTCTATCGCAGAAAGGAAATGGAGGAAGAACATCTGGGTCAGACACATATTGAAAGTGATCTGCCTGGTGTCAAACCAGAAGATCCCCAGCATTCTCGGCATGGCCGTGGTGGCTATAAACAGATCGATAGCTGACAACATGAACAGGAAGATGTACATAGGCTCGTGAAGCTTCTCATCCACTTTGATGATGTACAGGAGACTGAGGTTCCCTATGACAGCAACCATATATATTGATAAGAGGGgaaatccaatccagaattgatAGCCATCCAAGGATGGGATTCCACTGAGGATGAAAATGCTGCTATTGCTGCACATGGATTTATTATACAACAACATGATCTGTATTTGGTCACAGAAAATACATTGTCTTctgtaaaagaaatggaaaagttAGACAGGTGTCAAtactcttcctttttatgtatttttaggcATTGGTACTAAAATTTCATTTTGTAGACAGATCTATATCCATATGTTTCCCATGGCTGAAAATAAAGCCTACTTGTGTAATTTTAATCTATTTGTagataaaccattttttttttcacttctttaTACTAGACAAAatcagaggtaaatgtatcaagctgtaagtttccagcaggtttgaaaagtggagatattgcctatagcaattaaccagattctagctgtcattttgtagaatgtgctaaataaatgataagtacaATCTGATCTCCACATttgaaacccgctggaaactcacaACTTAATACACTTGCCCCCACGAGTTGTCAGATACTCGTGTGTTCGAAAAACCCTACAGTGATTTCTAAGTGAGCCAGCTCCATCATGAATCAATAGAATGATGCACAGATCACACCAATTTCCAGCCCTGTTAGTAGCCCCTCTAAAATTCTAGGTCTTTAGCACTGACCTAGGTAAGTTCACTAGTAATTGTGCTTGAAACGTAACATCCCTTCTCCCTATTTATCTAATACTAGAACTAATTCTAAAATGAGTCAATGAAAATATTTAAGGACACCttgacattatattattattcaccAAATTCACGTATgggaaaattttatttatttcaacttAATCAAAGTTATTTTCTTTTAAGGAAAATGTTCTCAGTATGTAAATGACAGAGATAAATCACATTCAAGGGAGATGAGCAAAGAAAGGGAGTGTCACGTTAATGTTAAATTTACCACCGACTGGTCTTGGCGCTACTAAACAggggggcgcggagtctaattcACCCCCAGTGTCCACTAGGGTCAAGTACAAGGGAGTAAGGACTTGGCTACATGAGGTATGCAGGTCATGGTTCTCAGAGTTATTCACCACTGCTGTGCCATGGTGAACAGGAATGGTCAAACGGTCCAGGTCGAAGCCAACAGTGAATGAGGAAGATCCAAAAGGATGCTCAGAAAgaagccaagggtcaaaaccTGAACAAACAATGCAGTGCCAGAGACAAACAAgagagagagtagtcaggaaacaaACCAAAAGTCAGGAGCAAAATGCAGGTAACCGGATACAGGCAACTGGAACGCTGGAACTGGTGTCAACCAATGctctggcaccagaatggtgTCAGAGGCCTCCTAATATAGAAGGAAGTAGAACCTGATTGGTCGATAAAAGATTCAGTGGTCAGAATGCAACGGACTGCCTATAGAGATTGTGCATGCATTTGCAGCGTGACTGAGCCAACCCAAAAGAGCGTTCAGTTCGCTAGGCAATGGAACGCATGCGGTGAGGAGAAGCAAATGTCCGGCCCCAGAATCTAGGGAAAGTGCAGGTATGGCGCCTGACAGGGAGAAATAATTGAAGAAAGAGGTTGATAAGCACAAATATAGAGAAACATGTAACATTCtcattatatatatcatatatcttATATTGGTTGCTACAGAACGAATTTCACTCCAGGTATACAGAGGGATCACTCTATATTTCTCCTCAGACCTTTTGTAATGATTATTTCACTACTACAATCAATCCATCTCTCTAACTAAATATGTTATTTTCTCCCACATATATAAAGTTGAATATTTTGTAGCTAAATTAAGAATAGTTTTTCTCTGATAAAGATCTGTGCAGTGGATACAGTTTTTCATCTTCCATAATGTAGCCAGGGCAATGGTTGAAAGACACACTGATTTCCCCAGATTAGTTGTCCAACATGGGACTGGCAGTGATAGACGCTGATAGGGCAGCAGAGAGACGTTGTCACCAGCCTGAGACAAAGATCACTGTAGAGACAGGAATGAGAAGAGCAGAGAGATAATTGTTGAAAGACCTTGAGACATACCGGAGCCGGTGTGTTTAAAATGCACATAGTGAATGACTCTCACCTCTTCACATCACCTTTTAAACTTAACCTTAAAACTATAATAGTTAAATAAAGACATGGACACTCTCGTATGATGGCAAATAATTTATCACAGATTTAAATTGGTGGCAAAAAGCAACTGCGGGAAAGCAAATGACAAATGACTGAACCATACTGGTGAAGGCAAACTGGCCCTGAATCCACCTAACCACGGATTAACTCCCTTAACATATG is a genomic window of Mixophyes fleayi isolate aMixFle1 chromosome 2, aMixFle1.hap1, whole genome shotgun sequence containing:
- the LOC142140023 gene encoding olfactory receptor 51E1-like; the encoded protein is MLLYNKSMCSNSSIFILSGIPSLDGYQFWIGFPLLSIYMVAVIGNLSLLYIIKVDEKLHEPMYIFLFMLSAIDLFIATTAMPRMLGIFWFDTRQITFNMCLTQMFFLHFLSAIESGILVAMAVDRYVAICHPLRYSSILTIETITKIFSVIVVRGAALMIPIPLIIKRFTLWKDNLLTHSYCLHPELMNLACADVTVNIIYGLFVILSVMGIDSLFISVSYLLIIKTAVVLADDAYVKAFSTCAAHICAVLIYYIPLIGLSVVHRFKFNSTQNLHILFGNIYLLLPPVINPLIYGIKTKQIRSRFSKLFIKTTNRVNYPGN